Proteins encoded within one genomic window of Phototrophicus methaneseepsis:
- a CDS encoding L-threonylcarbamoyladenylate synthase — MPYTAETLIAHVERDDPSPETIALASDILRAGGLVAFPTETVYGLGANALDADAISHIFEAKQRPANDPIIVHLAEPDDIGIVASDVPDLVGQLAEAFWPGPLTLIMKKHRDVPGNVTAQRDTVAVRIPNHPIALSLLRASGVPIGAPSANRFSRPSPTRAEHVLADLGGHVDVVLDGGNTDIGVESTILDLTSAIPTLLRPGGIPLEALRDIIPDVQYTPLYIEEDGIAPSPGTLSKHYAPQAQLTVYDGPREIVLPHIHRIAEGHLENNDRVGLLLPNGDVSRFEDLPVSIATLGDDESTTAARLYAALRELDNLNVDIILARAPEEGGLGLAIRDRMTRAAEGRVVKVQS, encoded by the coding sequence ATGCCTTATACGGCAGAAACACTCATCGCCCACGTTGAAAGAGACGATCCGTCACCAGAGACAATCGCCCTGGCGAGCGACATCCTGCGTGCCGGTGGCCTGGTGGCATTCCCCACAGAAACGGTCTACGGATTAGGGGCGAACGCGCTTGATGCGGATGCAATCAGCCATATTTTTGAAGCCAAACAGCGCCCAGCCAATGACCCGATCATCGTGCATCTGGCTGAGCCAGACGATATTGGCATAGTGGCAAGTGACGTGCCTGATCTGGTCGGCCAGCTCGCAGAAGCATTCTGGCCCGGCCCGCTGACGCTCATCATGAAAAAACACCGAGATGTCCCTGGGAATGTGACTGCTCAACGCGATACGGTCGCGGTCCGTATACCGAACCACCCGATTGCGCTCAGCTTGCTGCGCGCTTCTGGCGTGCCCATTGGTGCACCCAGCGCCAACCGATTCAGCAGGCCAAGCCCGACCCGCGCTGAACACGTCCTGGCCGATCTGGGCGGGCATGTCGATGTGGTGCTGGATGGCGGCAACACGGATATTGGCGTAGAATCCACGATCCTTGATTTAACATCCGCAATACCAACCCTGTTACGCCCTGGCGGTATTCCGCTGGAAGCACTGCGCGACATCATCCCGGATGTGCAGTACACGCCACTTTATATCGAAGAAGATGGTATTGCCCCATCACCGGGGACGCTATCGAAGCATTACGCCCCACAAGCCCAACTGACCGTCTATGATGGGCCGCGCGAGATTGTACTACCCCATATTCACCGCATCGCAGAAGGCCATCTAGAGAATAATGATCGTGTGGGCCTCTTGCTACCCAATGGGGATGTTAGCCGCTTCGAAGATTTGCCCGTCAGCATTGCAACGCTGGGCGACGATGAAAGCACCACCGCGGCACGGCTCTATGCTGCCCTACGGGAGCTAGATAACCTCAATGTCGATATCATCCTGGCCCGTGCACCAGAAGAAGGCGGCCTTGGCCTTGCAATCAGAGACCGCATGACGCGCGCCGCAGAGGGCCGCGTCGTCAAAGTGCAGTCATAA
- the ald gene encoding alanine dehydrogenase translates to MIVGIPQEVKTDEYRVSLPPDGVSELVRHGHKVLVQSGAGVGSGFLDEEYAAAGATLYMDVDSLWQESQMIVKVKEPQASEYGYLRPDLILFTYLHLAADEKLTQAMVDSGVSGVAYETVEDQEGRLPLLEPMSEVAGRMAAQVVAAYLTRPQQGRGVLMGGVPGVQPAHVVVLGGGTVGTNAARIALGMGAEVTLLDINLERLRYLDEIMPGKFSTLYSNTANIIHSIQTADAIIGSVLIAGARAPKLITRDMLSLMPDHSVIVDVAVDQGGCVETTHPTTHSDPIFFVDGVLHYGVANMPGAVPRTSSQALSNATLRYILRIADKGLEEALASDGGLMKGLNVHHGSVTYAAVADAFSMRYQAPDVALHEDIALTI, encoded by the coding sequence ATGATCGTTGGCATTCCCCAGGAAGTTAAAACAGATGAATACCGCGTATCCCTGCCGCCAGATGGTGTCAGTGAGTTAGTGCGTCATGGGCATAAGGTCCTTGTCCAGAGTGGTGCAGGGGTTGGCAGTGGCTTCCTTGATGAAGAATATGCCGCTGCCGGGGCCACGCTCTATATGGATGTGGATAGCCTATGGCAGGAATCCCAGATGATCGTCAAGGTTAAGGAGCCACAGGCCAGCGAATATGGCTACCTGCGGCCAGACCTTATCCTCTTTACCTATTTGCATCTGGCCGCCGATGAAAAGCTGACGCAGGCCATGGTCGATAGTGGGGTGTCTGGCGTCGCCTACGAGACGGTGGAAGATCAGGAAGGCCGTTTGCCACTATTGGAGCCGATGAGCGAAGTTGCAGGCCGTATGGCCGCCCAGGTCGTCGCCGCCTATCTGACGCGACCCCAACAGGGCCGGGGCGTGTTGATGGGGGGCGTCCCAGGCGTGCAGCCCGCGCATGTCGTCGTGCTGGGTGGCGGCACCGTTGGCACGAATGCCGCTCGTATTGCACTCGGTATGGGGGCCGAAGTGACGCTTCTCGATATTAACCTGGAACGCCTGCGTTACCTGGATGAAATTATGCCGGGTAAATTCAGTACGCTTTATTCGAATACGGCCAACATCATCCACAGTATCCAGACGGCGGATGCGATCATTGGTAGTGTGCTTATCGCGGGGGCACGTGCGCCTAAGCTCATTACGCGCGACATGCTCAGCCTCATGCCGGATCACAGCGTGATTGTGGATGTTGCTGTAGACCAGGGTGGTTGTGTAGAAACCACGCACCCGACCACACATAGTGATCCGATCTTCTTTGTGGATGGTGTGCTGCACTATGGCGTTGCCAATATGCCGGGGGCTGTTCCGCGCACATCCAGCCAAGCGCTTTCCAACGCGACGCTCCGTTATATTCTGCGGATTGCCGATAAAGGGTTGGAAGAGGCACTGGCATCCGATGGTGGCCTGATGAAGGGCCTGAATGTGCATCATGGCAGCGTGACATACGCCGCCGTTGCGGATGCCTTCAGCATGCGTTACCAGGCCCCAGATGTGGCCCTGCACGAGGACATTGCTCTTACCATCTAG
- a CDS encoding sortase: MYGRRRRSSGSTLLVVIVIAVIIGVVFSIMDNEPDALPAAEASPATEVAVQPTVETEPLTQVDSALSASTATDMPTIPPMPTETLPDTPSDTATEPGQVNIQDYLPEIPEGTSLFIPSAGVYAPVVQAYLSGTSWDVSQLGENVGHLQGTAWINDPGNVVLSGHVELGDGRRGVFANLNELKVNDIIVVISPERERRYVITNISSTTPDNLQPIKPTTSDRLTLITCGSYDFFQDTYLERLIVVAEPI; encoded by the coding sequence ATGTACGGGCGTCGTCGCCGCTCTTCTGGGTCGACTTTATTGGTCGTGATTGTTATTGCCGTTATTATTGGCGTTGTGTTCTCTATTATGGATAATGAGCCGGATGCTCTACCTGCTGCAGAGGCTTCACCTGCTACGGAAGTAGCAGTGCAACCCACTGTAGAAACCGAGCCTCTCACACAGGTCGATTCCGCACTTTCAGCCAGCACAGCAACAGATATGCCCACCATACCGCCTATGCCCACAGAAACCCTACCGGATACCCCTTCTGATACGGCCACGGAGCCTGGACAGGTGAATATACAGGATTACCTGCCGGAAATACCAGAAGGTACATCCCTGTTCATCCCAAGCGCTGGTGTGTATGCGCCCGTTGTACAGGCCTATCTATCCGGTACGAGCTGGGACGTTAGCCAATTAGGGGAAAATGTCGGCCATTTGCAGGGCACAGCATGGATTAATGACCCTGGGAATGTGGTCTTGAGTGGGCATGTCGAATTGGGAGATGGCCGCCGGGGAGTATTCGCAAACCTGAATGAACTGAAGGTGAATGATATTATCGTCGTCATCTCGCCGGAGCGAGAACGTCGTTATGTCATCACGAATATCAGCAGCACAACGCCCGATAACCTGCAACCCATTAAGCCCACAACGAGTGATCGTCTGACGCTCATCACATGTGGAAGTTATGATTTCTTCCAGGATACCTACCTCGAACGCCTGATTGTTGTCGCAGAGCCGATATAA
- a CDS encoding acetyl-CoA hydrolase/transferase family protein, with amino-acid sequence MIWKKNVITAEAAAHKIRSGQRVFLTGNCSTPQAFLNALLARHEELQEVELVQLLGFGPGDYITPEIAQHIRVNNLFIPPNMRGPIAEGLADFTPVFLSEIPRLFRTGRLVLDVAVLHVSPPDEHGYCSYGVEVGVSKSAAETAGLVIAEVNPNMPRTLGDSFIHVSQIDYFIKVDYELPEIVAPPANETQQAIATFIAEHVPDAATLQMGIGGIPDAVLRQLTGHKNLGIHTELFSDGVMDMIETGVITNARKSIHPGKVVAGFVLGSRALFTYIHNNPIFEMHPTEYVNDPFVIAQNERMVSINSALEVDLTGQVCADSIGTRFYSGVGGQIDFVRGASRSNGGKTFIALPSTARDGKVSRIVPYLAQGAGVTTSRNDVHMIVTEYGVADLYGRTIRERVHSLVNIAHPDFREELLAYARQQNYIPQIYSMA; translated from the coding sequence ATGATTTGGAAAAAGAATGTTATTACCGCTGAGGCCGCTGCACATAAAATTCGTTCCGGGCAGCGTGTCTTTCTTACAGGCAACTGTTCAACCCCGCAAGCCTTCTTAAACGCCCTCCTTGCACGCCACGAAGAATTACAAGAAGTCGAACTCGTCCAGTTGCTTGGTTTTGGTCCGGGGGATTACATCACGCCAGAGATTGCCCAGCATATCCGCGTGAACAATCTCTTCATCCCACCCAATATGCGTGGCCCAATCGCGGAAGGCCTTGCTGATTTTACACCGGTCTTCCTCTCGGAAATTCCGCGTTTATTCCGTACGGGCCGCCTGGTGCTGGATGTTGCTGTTTTGCACGTCAGCCCGCCGGATGAACACGGTTATTGTTCTTACGGCGTTGAGGTGGGGGTTAGTAAGAGTGCGGCAGAGACGGCTGGCCTCGTCATCGCAGAAGTCAACCCAAATATGCCGCGTACCCTGGGCGATAGTTTTATCCACGTCAGCCAGATTGATTATTTCATCAAAGTTGATTATGAACTGCCTGAAATAGTTGCGCCCCCGGCGAATGAGACCCAACAAGCCATCGCCACCTTCATCGCGGAACATGTGCCGGATGCAGCCACATTGCAGATGGGGATCGGTGGCATCCCTGACGCTGTGCTGCGCCAACTGACCGGACACAAAAACCTGGGCATTCATACAGAGCTATTCAGTGATGGCGTGATGGATATGATAGAAACAGGCGTCATTACCAATGCTCGCAAGTCGATCCACCCTGGTAAAGTGGTGGCTGGCTTCGTCTTAGGCTCCAGAGCATTGTTTACATATATTCATAACAACCCCATCTTTGAAATGCACCCCACAGAATATGTGAATGATCCTTTCGTTATCGCGCAAAATGAACGCATGGTCAGTATCAACAGCGCCCTTGAAGTTGATCTGACGGGCCAGGTCTGTGCGGATAGCATTGGCACGCGTTTTTACAGCGGGGTAGGCGGTCAGATTGATTTCGTCCGTGGAGCGTCGCGTAGCAATGGCGGCAAGACGTTTATCGCTTTGCCCAGTACGGCGCGGGATGGCAAAGTATCGCGGATTGTGCCGTACCTTGCCCAGGGCGCCGGTGTGACGACCTCGCGTAATGATGTGCATATGATCGTCACAGAGTATGGTGTGGCGGATTTATACGGCCGTACGATTCGTGAACGGGTGCATTCTCTCGTCAACATCGCGCACCCAGATTTTAGGGAAGAATTGCTTGCGTATGCCCGCCAGCAGAACTACATTCCGCAAATCTATAGTATGGCCTGA
- a CDS encoding SWIM zinc finger family protein has translation MARPINHNTLVVESVTNPLANHVVTVQFDDDHHVHARCTCPWAVHNGVACTHVIAALQYLAQIKGRRLSFWLTEEEAERQKHRRFYLSGQAEHDGVWITSRPG, from the coding sequence ATGGCACGCCCTATCAATCACAATACGTTGGTTGTAGAAAGCGTGACGAATCCACTGGCGAATCACGTCGTCACGGTGCAGTTCGATGATGATCATCATGTTCATGCACGTTGTACGTGCCCATGGGCTGTCCACAATGGGGTAGCCTGCACACATGTCATCGCTGCTTTGCAGTACCTTGCGCAGATCAAAGGGCGTCGCCTTAGCTTCTGGCTAACAGAAGAAGAAGCCGAGCGCCAGAAGCACCGCCGCTTCTACCTTTCCGGCCAGGCTGAGCATGACGGCGTATGGAT